In Chryseobacterium gotjawalense, the following are encoded in one genomic region:
- a CDS encoding thioredoxin family protein, with protein MKKTLTFLFLLIFLISFSQESINFENTSFKEVLAKAKREKKLVFMDAYASWCGPCKLMEKNIFTLPAVKAYYNANFINARFDMEKGEGRDIALKYQVRSYPSFLFLNGDGEVVMKNYGYMGEEDFIAIAKEANNPLLVNSNPKQLFEKGESDPAFLLNMMRQNAQSDYELAKKVSERYFKVKKDQELTRDDIGMLLYFLKSPSDPNYQVFKDRKANIVKEMSEDIYNQFDVNIKISKVMESSLDQNSGIINDDYFYKNAVPLVGKAEAETALNRMKIIYYPNVGNFKEYEKAALIYYKNADDFDPEELLKAAWIFSEHVDNKTSLKKAEEWAEKSVMKSENAENTYILAKIYQKTGKKENAKIYAEIAKNLAQQQGKDSSAATQLLENLK; from the coding sequence ATGAAAAAAACGCTTACCTTCCTTTTCTTACTTATTTTCTTGATATCATTTTCTCAAGAGTCGATTAATTTTGAAAACACCAGCTTTAAAGAAGTTTTAGCAAAAGCAAAACGCGAAAAAAAACTGGTCTTTATGGATGCTTACGCTTCCTGGTGTGGACCCTGTAAATTAATGGAGAAAAACATTTTCACGCTTCCCGCCGTAAAAGCATATTACAATGCCAATTTCATTAATGCGAGATTCGACATGGAAAAAGGAGAAGGCCGGGATATCGCCTTAAAATATCAAGTCCGCTCTTATCCTTCTTTTCTATTTCTAAATGGTGATGGCGAAGTGGTGATGAAAAACTACGGCTATATGGGCGAAGAAGATTTCATTGCAATTGCGAAAGAAGCCAATAATCCTTTATTAGTAAACAGTAATCCCAAACAACTTTTCGAAAAAGGGGAAAGTGATCCTGCGTTTCTCTTAAATATGATGCGCCAAAATGCACAAAGTGATTATGAGTTGGCAAAGAAAGTTTCCGAGCGTTATTTTAAAGTTAAGAAAGATCAGGAATTAACGAGAGATGATATTGGAATGTTGCTGTATTTTCTGAAATCTCCCAGTGATCCAAATTACCAGGTTTTTAAAGATAGAAAAGCAAATATCGTTAAAGAAATGTCAGAAGATATTTACAACCAGTTTGATGTGAATATTAAAATTTCCAAAGTAATGGAAAGTTCCCTGGATCAAAATTCAGGAATTATTAATGATGATTATTTTTACAAAAACGCAGTTCCATTGGTAGGAAAAGCAGAAGCCGAAACTGCGTTGAACAGAATGAAAATTATTTATTATCCCAATGTTGGCAATTTTAAGGAATATGAAAAAGCGGCCTTAATTTATTATAAAAATGCAGATGATTTCGATCCTGAAGAATTATTGAAAGCAGCGTGGATTTTCAGTGAGCATGTGGACAATAAAACGTCATTAAAAAAAGCTGAAGAATGGGCAGAAAAATCGGTAATGAAATCTGAAAATGCAGAAAACACTTATATTCTTGCCAAAATCTACCAAAAAACAGGAAAGAAAGAGAATGCAAAAATATATGCCGAAATAGCTAAAAATTTGGCACAGCAACAAGGAAAAGATTCTTCTGCAGCTACCCAACTTTTAGAAAATTTAAAATAA